A single region of the Changchengzhania lutea genome encodes:
- the ruvA gene encoding Holliday junction branch migration protein RuvA: MITHIQGKLTEKNPTHVVIDCNGVGYMLHISLHTYSQLPNNDNLKLFTHLQVKEDSHTLYGFSSVAERDIFRLLISVSGIGSSIARTMLSSLTPKQVREGIANNDVALIQSIKGIGTKTAQRVIIDLKDKILKIYDIDEVSIPRGNTSKDEALSALEVLGFVKKQAERVVEKIMISHPEADVETIIKQALKNL; encoded by the coding sequence ATGATAACACATATTCAAGGGAAACTTACTGAAAAAAATCCAACACATGTAGTTATTGATTGTAACGGCGTGGGCTATATGCTTCATATTTCATTACATACCTATTCGCAACTACCTAATAACGATAACCTCAAATTATTCACACATCTTCAAGTCAAAGAAGATTCGCATACATTATATGGGTTTTCTAGTGTGGCAGAACGTGACATTTTTAGATTACTCATTTCAGTTAGTGGTATAGGGTCGAGTATTGCACGTACTATGTTATCATCACTAACTCCAAAGCAGGTAAGGGAAGGTATCGCAAACAATGATGTGGCTTTAATTCAATCTATAAAAGGAATAGGTACTAAAACCGCACAGCGCGTTATTATAGATTTGAAAGATAAAATTCTAAAGATTTATGATATTGATGAAGTTTCTATTCCTAGAGGCAATACCAGTAAAGATGAAGCGTTATCTGCATTAGAAGTGCTTGGTTTTGTGAAAAAACAAGCAGAGCGCGTCGTCGAAAAAATTATGATTTCTCACCCTGAGGCTGATGTTGAAACCATTATAAAACAAGCTTTAAAAAATTTATAA
- the sov gene encoding T9SS outer membrane translocon Sov/SprA → MSKTNQRFYKSNGHYAFLIFTILCSFYGWSQQPVQDSIKPGYNAGSIKMPDPNSVEAKYIYDPITNRYIYTQKIGDFNINYPVILTPKEYYALVAKENIKAYYKEKIDALSGKKDGAEDTQKNLLPEFYVKSDFFETIFGSNTIEVVPQGSVEMDLGVLFSKQDNPSFSPRNRSNFTFDFDQRISLSLLGKVGTRLQVTANYDTQSTFDFQNLIKLEYTPTEDDIIQKIEVGNVSMPLNSSLITGAQSLFGVKAQLQFGKTTVTGVFSEQKSQGNTVVAQGGGTLEEFELFIRDYDENRHFFLAQYFRETYNKALRTYPYLDTRGLQITRMEAWVTNRSNRTDNVRNVVALQDLGESTVIGLQSPPGGFVNVGAGAVPDNGNNDFDPTNIGGAGSQLTEAIRDIATVKAGILVPNVNEGFDYANLENARKLINGQEYTLNTELGYISLNQRLNNDEVLAVAFQFTLGGNVYQVGEFANDGVNATDVETSGGQVTSVTNKNLVLKLLKSSITNVNQPVWDLMMKNIYDTGAYNLSQDDFKLNIFYNEASPLNFISPVGTTPFPTPGPDEDPLNEIPLLRVFNLDKLNFNNDPQSNGDGFFDFVPGITVMPQNGKIVFTNVEPFGEYLFNTLSLNAGEDYENDATYNENQEKYVYDILYKSTKTAALEEVEKNKFKLKGRYKSSGGDGIPIGAFNVPRGSVRVTAGGRVLVEGIDYTVNYQLGRVQILDEALKASNTPIEVSTENNAVFGQQTRRFTGINIEHQFNENFVLGGTLLNLNERPITQKANYGTEPINNTIFGLNGNYSTQVPFLTRLANKLPNIDTDVESNLSLRGEFAYLAPGAPKGTDFNGEATSYVDDFEGSQNGIDLRSQQSWFLSSRPVDVDGDGNENEIEDGTGIENGYDRALLNWYTIDPIFYSSQRPDGISDNDMSSLYTSRVFINELFPERDLVQGQNSVLFTLDLAFYPNERGPYNFEPTAADGIIDNPQNAWGGITRQLTSTDFEQQNVEYIDFWLQDPFQDNPSNPGGKLVFNLGNISEDIIKDGRKLYENGLPQDGNVDLLPLTEWGTVVPQNQSLIYAFDTTGQERTNQDVGYDGYDDAEEAVAFGANFGEDPANDNYSFFLNASGNIFDRYKKYNGVEGNTPDTFTDTQRGANTQPDVEDINRDNTMNTIDSYFEYEIELTPQNLPTSQSDFENLPDSNPLKEFLRDFKDRPRALPNGDTRNVRWYQFRIPVQGSHVKAIGGINDLRSVRFSRIYLKEFVQPVVFRFGTLDLVRSDWRRYTRALDKNDPTPDDPQTEFSVGIIGTIENDGSYDRPPGIDPEELYNNNTVVRQNEQSLVVKVCDLEPQDSKAVYKNINIDMRQYKRLRMFMHAEAGETGNLTNDDLVGFIRMGNDLTENYYQIEIPLQVSNSTTREGLWPTENEINIPVEILGKIKAQGISDMTLTNEDPTFYDVVNNDIVAVSDPFSGYVIGQHRVGIKGNPNFGDVRTLMVGVKNATSNDLCAEVWFNELRLSDLDNEGGWAAVVSMDTNIADFANISATGRQSTSGFGALEQGPSERSLEDVKQYDVVTNINVGQLLPKKWGLQVPFNYAQSEELITPKYDQFYKDLTLESRLDAADSNAEREDIKEQSEDYTKRQSINFIGVRKTRTTDAKPRFYDVENLTLNYSYNKVEHRDFEIEKSINKTVRVGANYAHNFNPIRIEPFKNNDSLFTGKYWRILKYFNVNLLPTSFTVNSDINRQFNSQKFREIDLGGSNIGIEELYRRNYTFDFQYAINYNLTDALQLNFTAANNNIVRNYFKDNILNGEQDPSLDVWDGFFDVGDPNRQTQQLGLTYELPLNKIPALAFISNATYQYTGNFQWQKGSDLYGNLELDGETYDLGNNIQNSNTHNLNTSLDMNRLYKFIGLVKKPVRTIRSRTPQAAGTPRGENADTPTKTKSKSKTGTKFLNAGIDILTSVKRIQFNYSENSGTFLPGYLQTPGFIGTLKPTLGYTFGSQSDIRDLAARRGWLTVYPDFNQQFTSTNTKQFDFSANLEPVRDLKIDLVGNRAYYENYTENYRVNDTGSSLQYESLTPNTFGNFNISTILIKTAFSQSDENISEAFNDFRANRLTIARRLAAKNGADLNDVDADGYPKGYGKNSQSVLLPAFLSAYSGQDASSVKLGAFRDVPIPNWDLKYTGFMKFAWFKKKFKRFSLTHGYRSTYTINQFQTNLDYNPIIQGTSYEDQPNNTKDQSGNYKNAQLFSNINLSEQFSPLVRLDFEMKNSIKILAEIQKDRLLSMSFDNNLLTEIKGNEYILGLGYRIKDVRIKSKIAGPRKRVVSDLNMKADVSVRDNKTIIRYLDLENNQVTSGQTIWGLKYSADYAFSKNLTAIFYFDYSFSEYAISTAFPLTTIRSGFTLRYNFGN, encoded by the coding sequence TTGAGTAAAACAAACCAACGTTTTTATAAATCAAATGGGCATTACGCTTTTCTAATTTTCACCATACTTTGTTCTTTTTATGGGTGGTCACAGCAACCCGTTCAGGATTCAATAAAACCGGGATATAATGCGGGTTCTATAAAAATGCCAGATCCCAATAGTGTAGAGGCCAAATACATTTACGACCCGATTACCAATCGTTATATATATACTCAAAAAATAGGAGATTTCAATATTAATTATCCTGTTATTTTAACGCCTAAAGAGTACTATGCCTTAGTTGCTAAAGAAAATATTAAAGCATATTATAAAGAAAAAATTGATGCCTTGTCTGGGAAAAAGGATGGCGCCGAAGACACTCAGAAGAATTTATTGCCAGAGTTTTATGTAAAATCAGATTTTTTTGAAACTATTTTTGGAAGCAATACCATCGAAGTCGTCCCGCAAGGATCGGTTGAAATGGATTTAGGCGTGTTGTTTTCTAAACAAGACAATCCGTCATTTTCACCTAGAAATAGAAGTAATTTTACCTTTGATTTCGATCAGCGCATCAGTTTGAGTCTACTCGGAAAAGTGGGCACAAGACTTCAAGTAACTGCCAACTACGATACACAGTCTACTTTCGATTTTCAAAACCTCATCAAATTGGAGTACACACCAACTGAAGATGATATCATTCAAAAAATTGAAGTGGGTAATGTGAGTATGCCTTTAAACAGCTCTTTAATTACAGGCGCTCAAAGTTTATTTGGAGTCAAAGCGCAGTTGCAATTTGGTAAAACCACTGTAACGGGGGTGTTTTCTGAACAAAAATCACAAGGCAATACCGTAGTGGCACAAGGCGGTGGCACCTTAGAAGAATTTGAACTTTTTATTAGGGATTATGATGAAAATAGGCACTTCTTTTTAGCACAATATTTTAGGGAAACCTATAATAAAGCATTAAGGACCTATCCATATTTAGACACACGTGGTTTGCAAATCACTAGAATGGAAGCGTGGGTAACCAATAGAAGCAACCGTACAGATAACGTTAGAAATGTGGTGGCACTGCAAGATTTAGGGGAATCTACGGTCATAGGATTGCAATCACCTCCAGGTGGCTTTGTAAATGTGGGTGCCGGCGCTGTTCCAGATAATGGAAATAATGATTTTGATCCCACAAATATTGGCGGTGCAGGTTCGCAACTTACTGAGGCTATCCGGGATATTGCTACCGTAAAAGCAGGCATTTTGGTTCCCAATGTGAATGAGGGCTTCGATTATGCAAACTTGGAAAATGCTAGAAAATTAATTAACGGACAAGAATATACACTAAATACAGAGCTTGGTTATATCTCATTAAACCAACGCTTGAATAATGATGAGGTATTGGCGGTGGCGTTTCAATTTACTTTAGGAGGAAATGTATACCAAGTGGGAGAGTTTGCCAATGATGGGGTGAATGCTACAGATGTTGAAACTAGCGGTGGGCAAGTCACCTCAGTGACAAATAAAAATTTAGTATTAAAATTATTGAAAAGTAGCATCACCAATGTGAACCAACCTGTGTGGGATTTGATGATGAAAAATATCTATGATACCGGTGCTTATAATCTGAGTCAGGATGATTTTAAATTAAACATTTTTTATAATGAAGCATCGCCTCTTAATTTTATTTCGCCAGTAGGAACAACCCCTTTTCCAACACCTGGACCTGATGAAGACCCTCTGAACGAAATACCTCTACTACGGGTTTTCAATTTAGATAAGTTAAATTTTAATAACGATCCACAATCGAACGGGGATGGTTTTTTTGATTTTGTACCGGGCATCACAGTTATGCCGCAAAACGGAAAAATCGTGTTTACCAATGTAGAGCCTTTTGGGGAATACCTCTTTAATACGCTCTCACTTAACGCCGGCGAAGATTACGAAAATGATGCTACCTACAATGAAAATCAAGAAAAATATGTTTACGACATTCTTTATAAGAGTACAAAAACAGCCGCTTTAGAAGAAGTTGAAAAAAATAAATTTAAGTTAAAAGGGCGTTATAAGTCTTCGGGTGGGGATGGTATTCCTATTGGTGCCTTCAATGTGCCAAGAGGTTCGGTAAGGGTTACGGCTGGCGGACGTGTTTTGGTAGAAGGTATAGACTATACCGTTAATTATCAGTTGGGTCGAGTTCAAATTTTAGACGAGGCTTTAAAAGCATCCAATACACCTATAGAAGTTTCCACAGAAAACAATGCCGTATTTGGTCAGCAGACCAGACGTTTTACAGGGATTAATATTGAACACCAATTCAATGAAAATTTTGTTTTGGGCGGTACGCTTTTAAATCTTAATGAACGCCCCATAACCCAAAAGGCCAATTATGGCACAGAGCCTATTAATAATACTATTTTTGGCTTAAATGGTAATTACTCTACACAAGTACCATTTTTAACACGGTTGGCAAACAAGCTCCCTAATATTGATACGGATGTGGAATCTAATTTATCACTAAGAGGGGAATTTGCATACTTAGCACCCGGCGCACCAAAAGGCACCGATTTTAATGGCGAAGCCACATCTTACGTGGATGATTTTGAAGGTTCACAAAATGGTATCGATTTACGGTCACAACAATCTTGGTTTCTATCGAGTAGACCAGTAGACGTAGATGGAGATGGAAATGAGAACGAAATTGAGGATGGCACTGGTATTGAAAATGGCTACGACCGCGCCTTATTAAATTGGTACACTATTGATCCTATTTTTTATAGTAGTCAGCGTCCTGATGGCATTTCAGATAATGATATGTCGAGCTTATATACAAGTCGTGTTTTTATTAATGAATTGTTCCCAGAAAGGGATTTGGTGCAAGGTCAAAATTCCGTATTGTTTACACTTGATTTGGCTTTTTACCCTAATGAAAGAGGGCCCTATAATTTTGAACCCACAGCAGCAGATGGTATAATTGATAATCCTCAAAACGCCTGGGGAGGGATCACACGGCAGTTAACGTCAACTGATTTCGAACAGCAAAATGTGGAGTATATTGATTTCTGGTTGCAGGATCCTTTTCAAGATAACCCATCAAATCCAGGCGGAAAATTAGTCTTTAACCTAGGGAATATATCTGAAGATATTATTAAAGATGGTAGAAAATTATATGAAAATGGATTGCCTCAAGATGGGAATGTAGACCTTCTGCCATTAACAGAATGGGGAACCGTAGTGCCACAGAATCAATCATTGATTTATGCTTTTGATACCACTGGGCAAGAACGTACGAATCAAGATGTAGGCTATGATGGCTATGACGATGCAGAAGAAGCAGTAGCTTTTGGTGCTAATTTTGGGGAAGACCCGGCAAATGACAACTACTCCTTTTTCTTAAACGCGAGTGGTAATATTTTTGATCGCTATAAAAAATACAATGGTGTAGAAGGAAATACACCCGATACCTTTACAGATACACAGCGCGGTGCCAATACCCAACCCGATGTCGAGGATATTAATCGAGATAACACGATGAACACTATTGACAGTTATTTTGAGTATGAAATAGAATTAACCCCTCAAAACCTGCCTACATCCCAATCTGATTTTGAGAACCTTCCTGATAGTAATCCGCTCAAGGAATTCCTAAGGGATTTTAAAGATAGACCACGGGCACTTCCTAATGGCGATACTAGAAATGTACGCTGGTATCAGTTTAGAATACCGGTTCAAGGGAGTCACGTAAAAGCGATTGGTGGGATAAATGATTTACGATCTGTTCGTTTTTCAAGAATTTATTTGAAGGAGTTTGTTCAACCTGTAGTGTTTAGATTTGGTACGCTCGATTTAGTGCGAAGCGACTGGAGGCGCTACACCAGAGCTTTGGATAAAAACGATCCGACCCCTGATGACCCCCAAACCGAATTTTCTGTAGGCATCATTGGGACAATTGAAAACGATGGCAGTTACGATAGACCCCCTGGAATTGATCCTGAGGAACTCTATAATAACAATACAGTGGTGAGACAAAACGAGCAATCTTTGGTTGTTAAGGTTTGTGATTTAGAACCACAAGATTCAAAAGCGGTCTATAAAAACATCAATATTGATATGCGCCAGTATAAACGTTTACGGATGTTTATGCACGCCGAAGCTGGCGAAACAGGGAACCTTACAAATGATGATTTGGTTGGGTTTATTCGTATGGGTAACGATTTAACAGAGAATTATTATCAAATAGAAATTCCACTTCAGGTGTCTAATTCAACAACTCGTGAAGGACTTTGGCCGACCGAAAATGAGATTAATATACCTGTAGAAATTCTAGGTAAAATTAAGGCACAAGGTATTTCGGACATGACCTTAACCAATGAAGACCCAACATTCTATGATGTTGTAAATAATGATATAGTAGCGGTGAGTGATCCATTTTCAGGCTATGTTATTGGACAGCATCGTGTAGGGATAAAAGGAAACCCGAACTTTGGGGATGTAAGAACACTCATGGTTGGTGTTAAGAATGCGACCTCCAACGATTTATGTGCCGAAGTGTGGTTTAACGAACTCCGGTTATCAGATTTAGATAACGAAGGCGGTTGGGCAGCTGTTGTGAGTATGGATACCAATATTGCCGATTTCGCTAATATTAGCGCTACAGGCAGGCAGAGTACCTCTGGATTTGGTGCCCTAGAGCAGGGACCAAGTGAGCGTAGTTTGGAGGATGTTAAGCAGTACGATGTGGTAACCAATATTAATGTGGGGCAGCTATTGCCAAAAAAATGGGGACTTCAAGTACCCTTTAATTATGCGCAGAGTGAAGAACTTATCACGCCTAAATACGATCAATTTTATAAGGATTTAACCTTAGAATCTCGATTGGATGCTGCCGATTCCAATGCGGAACGCGAAGACATCAAAGAGCAATCGGAAGATTACACAAAACGTCAAAGCATTAATTTTATTGGTGTAAGAAAAACTAGAACTACCGATGCTAAACCACGTTTTTATGATGTTGAAAACCTGACTTTAAACTACTCTTATAATAAAGTGGAACATCGCGATTTTGAAATAGAAAAATCGATTAATAAAACAGTGCGGGTTGGGGCTAATTATGCTCATAACTTTAACCCGATAAGAATAGAACCTTTTAAAAACAATGATTCGCTATTTACGGGAAAATACTGGAGAATCTTAAAATACTTCAATGTTAATTTATTGCCGACAAGCTTCACGGTGAATTCAGATATTAACAGACAATTCAATAGTCAGAAATTTAGAGAGATTGATTTGGGTGGCTCAAATATTGGTATTGAAGAATTATATCGAAGAAATTACACCTTCGATTTTCAATATGCTATTAATTATAATTTAACTGATGCGCTTCAATTAAACTTTACAGCCGCAAATAATAACATCGTTCGTAATTATTTTAAAGATAATATCCTCAACGGCGAACAAGATCCATCCTTAGATGTTTGGGATGGCTTTTTTGATGTAGGTGATCCCAACAGGCAAACCCAGCAGTTAGGCCTTACTTATGAATTACCACTAAATAAGATTCCAGCATTAGCTTTTATTAGCAACGCGACCTACCAATACACAGGAAACTTTCAATGGCAAAAAGGCTCTGATTTATACGGAAATTTAGAATTGGATGGCGAGACTTACGATTTAGGGAACAACATTCAAAACTCCAATACCCACAATTTGAATACGTCTTTAGATATGAATAGGCTGTATAAGTTTATAGGCTTGGTTAAAAAACCTGTTAGAACTATAAGAAGTCGAACGCCCCAAGCGGCAGGGACTCCACGTGGAGAAAATGCAGATACACCTACCAAAACAAAAAGTAAAAGTAAAACGGGAACTAAATTCTTGAATGCAGGGATCGATATTTTAACGAGTGTAAAACGGATTCAGTTTAATTATTCAGAAAATAGCGGGACATTTTTACCAGGATACCTACAAACACCAGGCTTTATTGGGACTTTAAAACCCACATTAGGCTATACATTTGGAAGCCAAAGCGATATTAGGGATTTAGCTGCCAGACGGGGTTGGCTAACGGTGTATCCAGATTTTAACCAACAATTCACGTCCACAAATACCAAGCAGTTTGACTTCTCGGCGAATTTAGAACCGGTTAGGGATTTAAAAATAGACTTGGTTGGGAATAGGGCCTATTATGAAAATTATACTGAAAATTATAGAGTAAATGATACAGGAAGTTCGCTTCAGTATGAATCTTTAACTCCAAATACCTTTGGCAACTTTAATATTTCAACAATTCTGATTAAGACTGCATTTAGCCAGAGTGACGAAAATATATCAGAAGCCTTTAACGATTTTCGAGCAAATCGGCTCACAATCGCAAGACGATTAGCAGCAAAAAATGGGGCAGATCTTAACGATGTCGATGCAGATGGCTATCCTAAAGGTTACGGTAAAAACAGTCAATCTGTATTATTGCCAGCGTTTCTTTCAGCGTATTCTGGTCAAGATGCGAGTTCTGTTAAACTTGGTGCATTTAGGGATGTCCCAATCCCTAATTGGGACTTAAAGTATACCGGCTTTATGAAGTTTGCCTGGTTTAAAAAGAAATTCAAACGGTTTTCATTAACGCACGGGTATCGTTCCACCTATACCATCAATCAATTTCAAACCAATTTAGATTATAATCCTATTATTCAAGGAACGAGTTATGAGGATCAACCTAACAACACGAAAGACCAATCAGGTAATTATAAAAATGCACAATTATTCAGTAATATAAATCTTAGTGAACAGTTTAGTCCTTTGGTTCGCTTGGACTTTGAAATGAAGAATTCAATAAAAATCCTAGCTGAAATTCAAAAGGACAGATTGTTATCCATGAGTTTTGATAATAATTTACTAACCGAAATTAAAGGAAACGAGTATATTCTTGGTTTAGGGTATCGCATCAAAGATGTGCGTATCAAATCAAAAATTGCTGGACCAAGAAAGCGTGTGGTTAGCGATTTAAATATGAAAGCAGATGTTTCGGTAAGAGACAATAAAACGATTATTAGATATTTAGATTTAGAGAATAATCAAGTCACTTCGGGTCAAACCATTTGGGGCTTAAAATATTCAGCCGATTATGCATTCAGTAAAAACTTAACCGCCATATTTTATTTTGATTATTCATTTTCAGAATATGCCATTTCTACGGCATTTCCTTTAACCACAATAAGATCTGGTTTCACATTACGATATAATTTCGGGAATTAA
- the gcvH gene encoding glycine cleavage system protein GcvH, protein MNIPSELKYTKDHEWVKVEGDVATIGVTDFAQSELGDIVYVEVETVDETLDAEEIFGTVEAVKTVSDLFLPLSGEIIEFNESLEDEPEKVNSDPYGDGWMIKLKFSDASQLDTLMSADDYKALVGA, encoded by the coding sequence ATGAATATTCCATCAGAATTAAAATACACTAAAGATCACGAATGGGTAAAGGTAGAAGGCGATGTAGCTACTATTGGCGTGACCGATTTTGCTCAAAGTGAATTAGGCGATATTGTTTATGTAGAAGTAGAAACGGTTGATGAAACTTTAGATGCTGAAGAAATTTTTGGAACGGTGGAAGCTGTTAAAACAGTATCAGATTTGTTCTTACCACTTTCTGGTGAAATTATTGAGTTTAATGAATCGCTTGAAGATGAACCCGAGAAAGTAAATAGCGACCCCTACGGTGACGGTTGGATGATAAAATTAAAATTCTCTGATGCTTCACAGCTTGATACTTTAATGTCTGCCGATGATTACAAAGCTTTGGTAGGTGCTTAA
- a CDS encoding VanZ family protein has protein sequence MLKNVALLITLIYSTALLTVSLLTLKDLPNIGVSFADKIFHCGAYFILGGLWFATFAFNFKIPSRKSMVYAALISITFGIIIEVLQDTMTVSRALDVYDILANTAGVLLAIGLCYLKYGKKVKKT, from the coding sequence GTGCTTAAAAATGTAGCCCTACTTATTACCTTAATATATTCTACAGCCTTACTAACGGTAAGTTTGCTTACTTTAAAGGATCTGCCAAATATTGGTGTTAGTTTCGCGGATAAAATCTTTCACTGTGGGGCATATTTTATTTTGGGGGGCTTATGGTTTGCAACTTTTGCTTTTAATTTTAAAATACCATCTAGAAAAAGTATGGTGTATGCGGCGCTCATCTCTATAACGTTTGGTATAATTATTGAAGTACTTCAAGATACCATGACGGTTTCAAGAGCCTTAGATGTTTATGATATACTTGCTAATACAGCTGGTGTTTTACTAGCCATTGGGCTTTGTTACTTGAAATATGGTAAGAAAGTTAAAAAGACTTAA
- a CDS encoding energy transducer TonB — METKKNPKANVGRNSSLYFAIGLMLMLFLTNYAINYKTYDKSNIDIGQLNLDELEDEEIPITEQIQTPPPPPPPPAAPEVIEIVEDEEEVEETVIESTETDQEEEIVEVEAVEVEEMDEDIEVPFAVIENVPVFPGCESGNNEAKKKCMSEKIQSFVQKKFNTELASDLGLSGRQRINVIFKIDKTGNVVGVRSRAPHPGLEKEAARVINMLPKMKPGRQRGKAVTVPYSLPIVFQVQD; from the coding sequence ATGGAAACTAAAAAAAACCCTAAAGCAAATGTTGGACGTAACAGTTCATTGTACTTTGCTATTGGCTTAATGTTAATGTTATTTTTAACAAATTACGCCATTAATTACAAAACATACGATAAATCGAATATAGATATCGGGCAATTGAATTTAGACGAATTGGAAGATGAAGAAATTCCAATTACAGAACAAATTCAAACACCACCGCCACCGCCACCGCCACCAGCAGCTCCAGAAGTGATTGAGATTGTAGAAGACGAAGAAGAGGTTGAAGAGACTGTAATTGAATCTACTGAAACCGATCAGGAGGAAGAAATTGTTGAGGTTGAAGCCGTTGAGGTTGAGGAAATGGATGAAGACATTGAAGTACCGTTTGCGGTTATTGAAAATGTTCCAGTATTTCCAGGTTGTGAGAGCGGAAATAATGAAGCTAAGAAAAAATGTATGTCTGAAAAAATTCAAAGTTTTGTTCAGAAAAAGTTCAATACAGAATTGGCTAGTGACTTAGGTTTATCAGGAAGACAACGTATCAATGTGATTTTTAAAATTGACAAAACAGGAAATGTTGTTGGTGTGCGTTCAAGAGCGCCGCATCCCGGTTTAGAAAAGGAAGCAGCAAGAGTGATTAATATGTTGCCAAAAATGAAACCAGGAAGACAACGTGGTAAAGCAGTAACTGTGCCATACTCATTACCTATCGTGTTTCAGGTACAAGATTAA
- a CDS encoding energy transducer TonB yields MSNPKNPHKRIRKNKEIVKKSKKHDANLQKNTTIYFQLGLIVCLLMAYGLFEMTFETTIPKDYVQNIKEDAFMVSPPLIKPEEPVFEESIERKKIEQPKDYKEVPDNVTIEPLKKDFTEPQMDAPALDPDAIAPLVKKPEEMNVPIAFIEHVPIYPGCENEKTNDNKRKCMSDKIGKLIQNKFDTDIGSDYGLSGRQKIDVQFRIDKTGRVTDIKTRSPYPKLEEEAVRVISKIPTMTPGRQQNKNVGVIYALPIIFSIQD; encoded by the coding sequence ATGAGCAATCCTAAAAATCCTCACAAACGCATTCGGAAAAATAAAGAAATTGTAAAAAAATCTAAAAAGCATGACGCCAATTTACAAAAAAACACCACTATTTATTTTCAACTGGGTTTAATCGTATGTTTGCTCATGGCCTATGGTTTATTTGAAATGACTTTTGAAACGACTATTCCAAAAGATTACGTTCAGAATATTAAGGAGGATGCTTTTATGGTGTCACCACCATTAATAAAACCAGAAGAACCAGTATTTGAAGAATCTATTGAGCGAAAAAAAATAGAACAGCCCAAAGATTATAAAGAAGTGCCCGATAATGTTACAATAGAGCCTTTAAAAAAGGATTTTACTGAACCACAAATGGATGCTCCAGCGTTAGACCCAGATGCTATTGCGCCATTGGTTAAAAAACCAGAAGAGATGAATGTTCCCATTGCTTTCATTGAACATGTACCTATATACCCAGGTTGTGAAAATGAAAAGACGAATGACAACAAGCGTAAATGCATGTCTGATAAAATAGGCAAACTCATTCAAAATAAGTTTGATACAGATATAGGCAGTGATTATGGGCTTTCGGGACGACAAAAAATCGATGTACAGTTTAGAATAGACAAAACGGGACGTGTTACAGATATAAAGACCAGATCGCCTTATCCAAAATTAGAAGAAGAAGCCGTTAGGGTAATTAGTAAAATACCAACGATGACTCCGGGCAGACAACAGAATAAAAATGTAGGTGTTATATATGCCTTACCCATCATTTTTAGCATTCAGGATTAA